The genomic DNA ATTCGTTTCGACGCTTTTCCGTCGCCATACGGATTGGACGCTTTCGCCATCGCCTCATAGGCGTTTTCATCAGTCAACAGCTCGTTCGCCAGCTTGTACACTTCTTCTTCCTCTGTTCCAGCAAGCTTCAGTGTTCCAGCTTGAATCCCTTCTGGTCGTTCTGTTGTATCACGTAGTACGAGGACCGGAACACCAAGGGAAGGTGCTTCTTCTTGAACGCCGCCTGAATCGGTCATGATCAGGTGCGCCCGGGACGCGATGTTGTGGAAATCGATGACGCCGAGCGGATCGATCAAGTGGATGCGGTCATGACCACCAAGGATGGTGTGGGCCGCATCCTGAACGACAGGGTTCAGGTGGACCGGGTAGACGACTTGGACATCGTCATGATCCTCGACCAAGCGGCGGATTGCGGTAAACATCTGTCTCATCGGTTCACCGAGATTTTCCCGACGATGGGCCGTTACGAGGATCAACCGGTCATCGTTCAAGTTTTCCAGCACGGGGTGGTGATAATCATCACGAACCGTTGTACGTAACGCATCAATTGCGGTATTCCCTGTGATATGAATGCTGTCTTGCTTCTTGTTTTCTTTCATTAGATTATCAGCTGAATTGTCGGTCGGCGCAAAGTGCAGATCTGAAATGACGCCTGTCAATTGACGGTTCATCTCTTCTGGGTACGGGGAATATTTGTTGCCTGTACGAAGACCCGCTTCAACATGGCCGACAGCGATTTTATTGTAAAATGCAGCTAAGCTAGCGACGAATGTCGTCGTCGTGTCACCGTGAACGAGCACGATGTCCGGCTGCGCTTCTTTTAATACACGATCCAAGCCCTCTAGAGCTCGATTGGTCACTTCCATCAAGCTTTGACGTTCTTTCATGATATTCAAGTCGAAATCAGGAACAACCCCGAAAATGTCCAACACTTGATCGAGCATCTCTCTGTGTTGAGCGGTTACGGTTACAATCGACTCGATTTCATCGGAATGCTTTTCTAATTCCAACACGAGCGGACACATCTTGATTGCTTCCGGTCGTGTACCGAAAATTGTCATGACTTTTAATTTCGAATTCATAAAGGGACTCCTTTTTCAGTGATTTCACTATATCGTTCGAAAAGCGCCTGACGAATTGTGATGGTCTTTCCTCACACTTCAGACTTACGCCTATATAGTTTAACATATTTTGCTAATACTTGAGGACCTTGAATGAGGGTGAATGCCGTCAGAATGCACATTAACGGGATGATGAAGAAGCCGTATCTCGGAATCGTCAAGAACAGATTCGACAGCGCGATATAACTGATCACAATCCACGCAATGACACGGATCCCCTCTTTTTTCATCCAGATGAGGGCGGAACCCAAGCCGACAATGACGATGAAGAAATGGAGCAATTTGAAATACTTCATCATTGCAAAATTCATGTAATGAACGAAGCCATCCAAATAGTGGAACAGGTTGATCGTTTTACCGACTGTAAACCAAGCGAACCAGAAGTCGAAATCAGACGTGAAGCCTTGCTTGATTTTGTACCACGCATACTGCTCCTGACTCCAGCCCTTCGCCTTCATCTCCCGCCAGTAGTCACTGAAATCATTTTTAAAGAACGGATTTGCTCCTGCATAAAGACTGTTGCCCGCGTGGGATGAAAAGATGTAGAGCTCGCCAAAGGCTGCAAGGTTACGGATCACCCATGGAGAAATGACGACGATCGGACCTATCACCCACAACATCCCAATTCGGACTGACGTTTTAAACGGATACTTGAGTAAAACGGCTGCGACAGCAAGGAGGATCAGCGGTGCCGGTGTCGGTCTGAACATGACCATGATACAGAACAGGATACCGAAAAGGACATGATCGCGGGTTCTGTTGTCTTGATAGGCTTTAAGGAAAAACAGAATCACCAGGCAAAACATGAAGATCGCTGGGATTTCTGTCAGGGTCGTCCTGAAATAATGAAGCTGGCTGAAATAAACGGAATAAAGGCCTGAACCCAGAAGGGCGATCCACTGGGATTTGAACAGTCTGTGTGAGATCAGATACAACAGTCCTACTGTCGCAACACTTAGGAACATATTAAAGATTTTTGCTAATAAAAGCTGATCGATATTGAATAAATTCGCTATGGAAAAAATGATGACTAAGTAAATCGGCTGACCTGGGGTTACAAAGGCATTTTGTACGACTTCCCCCGTGTGATGGGTATCATAGCCATAAACGCCCGTTTCCATGAGCTGGCGAGCCATTTTCGCATAAAGGGAAGCATCTCGGCCGCCATACTCGCCTTGTTCTTCGGTAAAGCCGATTTGTTCAGGATTATTGAAAATCATCCCCGGATCTTTTACTAAGAATAAGAGATGGACAACAAGCGAGAACGCCAGAATGATTAAGATCGGATATTTTGAATGAATAAATTGGTTGAATGACTTGTACATCGAGACACATCCTTATTTCGCGATTAAATAAACACCTAAGACGATGACGCATACACCGATCCACTGGGACACATCAACATTCTCTTTGAAGTAAAAGTACGCTGCCAGCACGCCGACGACATAACTC from Pseudalkalibacillus sp. SCS-8 includes the following:
- the wecB gene encoding non-hydrolyzing UDP-N-acetylglucosamine 2-epimerase, with product MNSKLKVMTIFGTRPEAIKMCPLVLELEKHSDEIESIVTVTAQHREMLDQVLDIFGVVPDFDLNIMKERQSLMEVTNRALEGLDRVLKEAQPDIVLVHGDTTTTFVASLAAFYNKIAVGHVEAGLRTGNKYSPYPEEMNRQLTGVISDLHFAPTDNSADNLMKENKKQDSIHITGNTAIDALRTTVRDDYHHPVLENLNDDRLILVTAHRRENLGEPMRQMFTAIRRLVEDHDDVQVVYPVHLNPVVQDAAHTILGGHDRIHLIDPLGVIDFHNIASRAHLIMTDSGGVQEEAPSLGVPVLVLRDTTERPEGIQAGTLKLAGTEEEEVYKLANELLTDENAYEAMAKASNPYGDGKASKRIVEAILYYFEKRTERPETFKVL
- a CDS encoding glycosyltransferase family 39 protein, with protein sequence MYKSFNQFIHSKYPILIILAFSLVVHLLFLVKDPGMIFNNPEQIGFTEEQGEYGGRDASLYAKMARQLMETGVYGYDTHHTGEVVQNAFVTPGQPIYLVIIFSIANLFNIDQLLLAKIFNMFLSVATVGLLYLISHRLFKSQWIALLGSGLYSVYFSQLHYFRTTLTEIPAIFMFCLVILFFLKAYQDNRTRDHVLFGILFCIMVMFRPTPAPLILLAVAAVLLKYPFKTSVRIGMLWVIGPIVVISPWVIRNLAAFGELYIFSSHAGNSLYAGANPFFKNDFSDYWREMKAKGWSQEQYAWYKIKQGFTSDFDFWFAWFTVGKTINLFHYLDGFVHYMNFAMMKYFKLLHFFIVIVGLGSALIWMKKEGIRVIAWIVISYIALSNLFLTIPRYGFFIIPLMCILTAFTLIQGPQVLAKYVKLYRRKSEV